A section of the Chryseobacterium scophthalmum genome encodes:
- the rplM gene encoding 50S ribosomal protein L13 translates to MNTLSYKTVSANKATANKEWVVVDAEGQPLGRLASTVAKILRGKHKANFTPHVDCGDNVIVLNAGKVTLSGNKWNDKTYIWHTGYPGGQKSMTALELQKKDSLKVLEKSVKGMLPKNRLGSALLKNLYLYEGTEHKHEAQQPKTINVNEFK, encoded by the coding sequence TAAGTTACAAAACTGTTTCAGCGAACAAAGCTACTGCTAATAAAGAATGGGTTGTGGTAGACGCTGAAGGACAGCCGTTAGGAAGACTAGCTTCTACGGTTGCAAAGATTTTGAGAGGTAAGCACAAAGCAAACTTTACACCTCACGTAGATTGTGGTGATAATGTTATTGTTTTGAATGCTGGGAAAGTTACTCTTTCAGGAAACAAGTGGAACGATAAGACTTATATCTGGCATACAGGTTATCCTGGTGGGCAGAAGTCTATGACAGCTCTTGAACTTCAGAAAAAAGATTCTTTAAAAGTATTGGAAAAATCTGTAAAAGGTATGCTTCCAAAAAACAGATTAGGATCTGCATTGCTTAAAAACCTTTATTTATATGAAGGAACTGAGCACAAGCATGAAGCTCAACAGCCTAAAACAATTAATGTTAACGAATTTAAATAA
- the rpsI gene encoding 30S ribosomal protein S9, which yields MSIVHKIGRRKTSVARVYVKPGTGNITVNGKDAATYFSTDVMVYKLNQPFILSETVGQYDVTVNVFGGGNTGQAEAIRLGISRALCEINAEFRLALKPAGLLTRDARMVERKKPGQKKARKRFQFSKR from the coding sequence ATGTCTATAGTTCACAAAATCGGAAGAAGAAAAACTTCTGTAGCTAGAGTTTATGTAAAGCCAGGAACTGGTAACATTACAGTAAACGGTAAAGATGCTGCAACTTATTTCTCTACAGACGTGATGGTTTACAAATTAAACCAGCCGTTTATCCTTTCTGAAACTGTTGGTCAGTATGACGTTACCGTAAATGTTTTCGGTGGTGGTAATACAGGTCAGGCAGAAGCTATCAGATTAGGTATTTCTAGAGCACTTTGCGAAATTAATGCTGAGTTCAGATTAGCATTGAAGCCTGCAGGTTTACTTACAAGAGATGCAAGAATGGTGGAAAGAAAGAAACCAGGTCAGAAAAAAGCAAGAAAGAGATTCCAGTTCTCAAAACGTTAA